CACAACGCTCACGACAGTTCCGGAATTCGAGCAGATCGTCCTGCGGATGAATCCCGACGGCTCGCGTGTTTTGCTCAAGGACGTTGGCCGTGTTGCGCTGGGGGCGGAGAATTACGGCACATCTGCCCGTGTAAACGGCCATCCGTCTGCAGCGGTCGCCATCCGCATGGCGCCTTCGGCGAACGCGCTCACAACAGCAACCGCCGTCGAGGAAAAGGTCAAGGAGCTCGCCAAATTCTTTCCGCCCGGGGTGCGCGTGGACTATCCGCTGAACACGTCGACCTTCGTCCGCATCTCGATCATTGAAGTCTTGAAGACACTCGCCGAGGCGATTCTTCTCGTGTTCCTCGTCATGTATCTCTTCCTGCAGAATCTCCGCGCCACGCTGATCCCCACGATTGTCGTTCCTGTGGCCTTGCTGGGAACGTTCGGCATGATGCTGGCCTTTGGTTTTTCCATCAATGTGCTGACGATGTTCGGGATGGTGCTGGCCATTGGGATCCTGGTCGATGACGCGATTGTTGTGGTGGAAAACGTGGAACGCATCATGGCGGAGGAGGGCCTGTCGCCGTTGGACGCCACGATCAAGGCCATGAGCCAGATCACGGGCGCGTTAATCGGCATTTCGCTGGTGCTCACGGCAGTGTTTATTCCAATGGCGTTCTTCTCGGGATCGGTTGGAAACATCTATCGCCAGTTCTCGATGTCGCTTGTCGCATCGATGTTGTTCTCGGTATTTCTCGCGTTGTCGCTTACGCCTGCGCTTTGCGCCACGTTGTTGAAGCCGGTGGACAAGGGCCACAAGCACGGGAAAACGGGATTTTTCGGATGGTTTAATCGTGGTTTTGCCCGCGCGACCAAGCGTTACGAGGGCTGGGTTGCAAAGATTTTGCGCAAGTCAGTGGTGGCGATGATTGCATTCGCAGTCATCCTTGGCGCGGTTGCGCTGTTGTATGCCCGGCTTCCCTCAGCCTTCCTCCCTGCTGAAGACCAGGGTTATTTCATCACCAACATCCAGCTGCCGGTTGGCGCGACTCAGGAGCGGACCGATGCGGTGTTGCGGCAGGTGGAGGAGTACTATTCCAGGCAGCCCGAGATCGCGAGCTTCATCACCGTCGCGGGATTCAGCTTCAACGGCCGCGGCCAGAATTCCGCGTTGTCGTTCGCGCGGTTGAAACCGTGGGATGAACGGAAAGGCGCCGAGCATCGCGTGGACGGCGTGATTGCGCGCGCGTCGGCTCACTTCGCCTCCATCAAGGACGCGGTTATTTTCCCGGTGAATCCGCCGCCGATACCGGAACTGGGCAATTCGGCTGGCTTTGATTTCCAGCTGCAGGACCTTGGCGGGCTGGGCCACGAGAAGCTGATGGAAGCGCGCAACCAATTGCTGGGCATGGCAGCGGAAGACCCGCGCGTGGCGGGCGTCCGGCCGCAGGGCCTTGAGGACGCCGCGCAGCTGAAGATCGAAATCGACCAGGACAAGGCGACTGCGCTCGGCGTGTCGCTTGGTGAAATCAATTCGACGCTGCAGACGTATTTCGGGTCGGCTTACGTCAACAACTTCGTGAACGGCAACCGCGTCCAGCGCGTGATGGTGCAGCTCGATGCTCCGTATCGCATGACACCCGACGACGTGAGCAATGTGTTCGTTCGCAATCGTGCAGGATCCATGGTGCCGCTGTCGGCGTTCACGTCGATTCGCTGGACCTACGGTGCGCCCCAGCTGCAGAAGTACAATGGCTTTCCATCAGTGCAGATTGTCGGGACAGCGGCGCCGGGTCGAAGCACGGGCGAAGCCATGAATGCGATGGAAGAGATGGCGGCAAAGCTGCCGGCCGGCATCAGCTACGAATGGACGGGACAATCGTTTGAGGAGCGGCTCGCGGGCGCGCAGGCACCCATGTTGTATCTGCTATCGCTGCTCGTTGTGTTTCTCTGCCTTGCGGCCCTTTACGAAAGCTGGAGCATTCCGCTCTCTGTGGTTCTCATCGTGCCCTTGGGAATCCTGGGCGCACTTCTCGCGGCGACATTCCGCGGGTTGCCAAATGATGTTTACTTCAAGGTCGGTTTGCTGACGACAGTCGGGCTTGCGACCAAGAATGCGATCCTGATCATTGAATATGCGAAGGATCTTCAGGCCGCTGGACGCGATCTGGTTGAAGCCACTCTGGAAGCGGTTCATCTGCGGCTGCGTCCCATCCTGATGACATCGTTCGCATTCATCCTGGGAGTCACGCCGCTCGTGATCAGTTCGGGCGCGGGTTCGGCGAGCCAGAATGCGATCGGAACCGGCGTGGCCGGAGGCATGCTGGCGGCGACGGTGCTGGGCATTTTCTTCACTCCCGTGTTCTACGTTGTCGTCATGCGCATCTTCAAACCCAAGAAATTGATGCGCCCGTCGGCAGGCACTCCGGGTCTTCAGGAAGGCGAGCGAGCTGTATGATTGAGATTCTTTGTAGAACGTGTTTTTCGAGATGGCTGCTGCCGGGTTTTGCGGCTGGCGTTCTGGTAACGGGTTGCACGATGGCACCCGATTACGAGCGACCTGCTTCGCCCGTCACTGGACATTGGCCTGCAGGCGTCTCGGGAAGTCCGACAAACGCCGCGGCTGCAGACATTCGCTGGCCGGAGTTTTTTGGCGATCCGCGCCTGCGGCAGTTGATCGCGCTGAGCCTCGAACATAATCGCGATCTTCGCGTTGCGGCTCTCAGGGTGGAGCAAACCCGCGCACAATATCGGATCCAGCGTTCCGCATTGTTTCCGGCGCTTGACGCGAACGCACTGGGGAGCAGGGCGCGGACTCCCGGCACTTATACGCTGAGTGGCGACCCGATAACCGCGAACGCCTTTGATGTGAATGTGGGCGCTGCGTTTGAACTCGATCTGTTCGGCCGGGTTCGCAGCCTGAAACGAGAAGCACTGGAACGGTATTTTGCCTCGGAGGAAACGCGGCGGAGCGTTCACATCGCACTGGTTTCCGAAGTCGCTTCCCAATACCTGACGTGGCTGCAGTTGAAGGAATCGCAGGCGCTGGCGGAAGAAACCCTGCGCGCAGTGGAGCAATCATTCGAATTGAACCGCCGCAGTTTCGCGGCAGGCACGGCTTCCGAGCTGGATCTGCGCACGGCGGAGGCCCAGGTGCAGACAGCGCGCGTGAATGTTTCGACCTTTGACGAACTGCGCGCCCAATCCGAAAATGCGCTGGCGCTCCTGATCGGCCGGCCGCTGCCGCAGGATGTGCCGGCTGGATATTCGTTGCGGGAGCAGCCGCTGCTCATGGACCTGCCAGAGGGTGTGCCTTCCGAAGTCCTGCTGCGCCGTCCCGACATCCTTGCGGCAGAACACATTCTGAAGGCGGCGAACGCCAACATCGGTGCGGCTCGGGCTGCTTTCTTTCCGCGCGTCCTGCTCACGGGATCCGCGGGCACCGCCAGCGCGAAATTGAGCGACCTGTTTACGGGCCCGTCGTTTGCGTGGAATTTCTCGCCGCAGATCACGGTTCCGATTTTTCAGGGCGGACGCAACCGCGCCAACCTCGACGTCTCCGCCCTGCAGAAGCAGATTGAGATTGCGAACTACGAACGGGCGATCCAGGCCGGATTCCGCGAAGTTGCCGATGCGCTCGTCGTGCGATCGAGGGTTGGGGATCGCCTGGCCGCGCAGGAACGATTGGTTGCCGCGCAGCAGAAACGGTTTGAGTTGACGAACGCACGGTATCGGCAGGGAGTCGACAGCTACGTCACGGTATTGCTTGCGCAGCAGGATCTTTATGCCGCGCAACAAAACCTGCTGCAGTTCCAGGCCGCGCGGCTCTTGAACGCAGTGACGCTGTATCGCGCGCTGGGCGGCGGTTGGAAAGGCCCGGAGCTGCGCGCTGACCTGCAATCGACCGAGGTTTCAAGCCGACCGTGACATCATGGCCGCTTTATTTCCGACGGGCTCACAGCGGCGGCGGCCATTCGCGTTGAGGGGCGAGCTTCCCGTAAGATCGTTTTGCCCTTTCGGGTCGGAGGGGTGAATGATCACGAATTACACCAACCACACGAAAAGAGGTTTTCACCCGCTCTTGGTTCCAACCGCGGCAGCCGGGTGGTTTCCCCTGCTTGCTAAACGAGACGCGTCCCACTATGACTTCGAGCGTGAACAATGGGCCGTTGCACATCCTGGCAGCCGAAGACAATCCCGATGACCTCTTTCTCCTTCGAGAAGCCTTCAAAAAGGCAGCGGTCACCAGTTCCTTGCACGACGTGGGCGATGGGTTGCAGGTCGTCGCGTATCTCACGGGAAGAGATGCCTTTGCGGATCGCGGTGTTTACCCATTCCCGCACATTCTGCTGCTCGACATCAACATGCCTGGCATGAATGGGTTCGAAGTCCTTCAATGGATCAGGGGCGACCCGGAGTGCGGAAAGTTGACAGTTCATATCCTTTCGGCTTCGTCGCGTCAGAGCGACGTGCAGCGAGCTTATGAGTTGCGGGCGAATAGTTACGTGGTCAAACCGAGCCGGTTGTCTGAGTTGGTCAAATTTGCTGCCACGCTGCATGAGTGGCATCGAGTGGTTGCGCTGCCCTGAAACGGCGCCCTGACGGGAGCTGCGGCGGTTGGCGCGTTGCATGCGATTTTCCACACTTTATGAGCGAAGCACCTGATTCGGTCCTGGACCACGACCTGCGTTGCCCGAGCGGCATTGACGGTTTCGACGAGATCACCGGCGGCGGTGTGCCGGCTGATTATTTCTATTTGATCCAGGGCGATCCGGGCTCTGGGAAAACGACCCTGGCGCTGCAATTCCTCCTTGAAGGTGTGCGGCGCGGCGAAAAGGTCTTTTACATCACATTGTCTGAAAGCAAACGCGAGCTCTTGAAGGTGGCGCGATCCCATGGATGGTCGCTGGAAAATGTGCCGCTGATGGAACTGTCCGCCATTGAAGCGCTGCTCAGGCCCGAGTCTCAAAACACCGTATTTCATACGTCCGAAGTGGAGCTCGGCAAGGTCAGCCGCCTGTTGAAGGACGAGCTGCGGCGGATCCGGCCTGCGCGCGTCGTGTTCGATTCATTGTCGGAATTCCGCCTGATGGCTGAGACCTCGCTGCGATACAGGCGCCAGCTTCTGATTTTGAAGGAGGAATTTGCGGCAGCCGGCAGCACAGTGCTCCTGCTCGACGACAAGATGAGCAACGAAAACATTGGAGCCGATCCACACATTCTCAGCCTCGCGCATGGGGTCGTGGAAATGGAACAGCTCTCTCCGAATTACGGCACGTCCCGGCGCCGGTTGCGCGTGCTCAAGATGCGCGGCGTGGAATTCTCTGAGGGGTATCACGATTATACGATTGTCTCCGGCGGTTTGCGGATCTTCCCGCGCCTGGTCGCGGGCGAACATCGTTCAGACACGGGACCTGAACCCGTCTCCAGCGGGCTGAAACCGTTTGATGACCTGCTTGGCGGGGGGTTCGATCGTGGAACGACGGCCCTCATCATGGGTTCTGCGGGCACAGGCAAAACAACCCTCGCGCTTCAATACGCTGCCGAGATGAGCAAGCGCGGGGAATGCGCGATGGTCCTGACCTTTGACGAAACTCTGAGGGTTATGCTCGCCCGCGCAAAACAGCTGGGCATCGACATTGAGCCTGGTGTTCAGCGCGATTTGGTTAAAATCGCACAGCTGGATCCCGCTGAAATCTCGCCGGGCGAGTTTGTGGACCGCATTGTCCGCGGCGTCGAAGACGGTTGCAAACTGGTCGTCATCGACAGCCTGAATGGCTACCTCAATGCCATGCCCGGGGAGCAATACCTCATGGCGCAATTGCACGAATTAACCGCCTATTTAAACCAGCAGGGCGTGGTCACAATCATCGTAATGGCACTGCATGGCTTGACGGCGTCGATGTCCGCGCCCATGGATTTGTCCTATCTGGCGGACACAGTGGTGATGCTTCAGCATTTTGAAGCTGCAGGCGAAATCAAGCAGGCGATTGCCGTGGTGAAGAAGCGGAGCGGTGCTCATGAAAAGGCAGTGCGCGAGTTCAAGCTCGAGACGGGGCGCGGCATTCAAATTGGCGCGCCGCTGAGGCAGTTCAGAGGGATACTGAGCGGAACGCCGACTTTCGATGGGAATGCTGATCGCATGATGAAGGCCGGCGATGCTCCGCAATAATTCCGATCATTCAGTCATCATTGTTGCGCCCATTGGCCAGGACGCGGGTGCAATGGCGCAGGTCTTGTCGGAGAGCGGAGTCCAGGCGCAGGTTGGAACTGCGTTGACCGATTGTTTCGCGAGTGACGTTGTGAGTGTTGGCGCGCTGTTGATGACGCAGGAGGCATTGCAGTCGCCGGAGCTGCCGCGAATGCTGGAGTGGCTGCAGGCTCAGCCCCCCTGGTCGGAATTGCCTGTGATCGTGCTCATCAGCGGGGGCGGCGAATCGCGTTGGGCCAAGCTGCTCAACCTGATAGCGGCTGCGGCGGGAAGCCTGACGCTGCTGGAGCGGCCGATCGCTTCGATGACGCTGCTGCACTCCATCCAGGTCGCTCTCCGTTCGCGCCGCCGCCAGTATCAGGTGCGCGATCTCTTGAACCTGAAGGACGCGCAACAAAAGGCGATTGAGGAGAGCGAGGAACGCTACCGGACGCTGATCGAGCAGGTGTCCGATTATGCCATTTATCGAACCGACACTTCAGGACACCCGAGCAGCTGGAATGAAGGAGTACGGCGCATCCTGGGGTTCGAACGCGAGGATTTTATCGGCGCGGACGTCTCGCGCGTTGTATTTCGCGACGAGGATCGCGAAGCAGGCGTGGCGGAGGGAGAACTGCGGGCTGCAGCGGAGAATGGGAGCGCCAGCTTTAATCGCTGGATGCAACGCAAGGATGGGACTTCGTTTTACGGCCGTTCCCTGACGACGGCGTTGCGCGACAAGGAAGGACAGCTCATTGGATTCAGCAAGGTGCTGCGTGACGAGACAGTCGAAAAGCAATTGCAGGACGCTCTTGTCGAAGCGCGGGCGCGGCTGGAATCTCACGCGCAACTCCTGGAAAAAGCTGTGTCTGAGCGCACGCGCGACCTGCATTCGACAAACGAACAACTGGAGGCCTTCGTCTATTCCATCGCACACGACCTGCGTTCGCCGCTGCGCTCCATGATTGGTTACTCGCAGCTGCTCGTGGACGATTTTCGGCCGGAGCTCTCCGAAAGCGCGCGGCATCTGCTCAATCGCATCCAGGCTTCCGCGGAGTTCATGGACAAGCTGCTCCTGGATTTGCTCGCGTTTGGACGCACCGCCCGCGCGGAAATAGAACTTGTTCCGGTCGATGTAATGCGGACCTGGCAGATGGCATTGTTCCAGTGTGCAACACAAATTGAGCAGACCTCTGCGGAGGTGGAAACGGTGCCTCCGTTTCCCATGGTTCTGGCGCATGAAGCAACCCTGGGACAGATACTGGCAAATCTGCTGGGCAACGCCTTGAAGTTTGTGACTCCGGGCATTGCGCCGCACGTGAGCTTCTGGGCAGAACAGGCGGAACGTCATGTTCGCCTGTGGATCAAGGACAACGGCGTGGGAATTCCTTCAGATCAGCATGAACGCATCTTCCGCGTGTTCGAACGCCTGCATGGCACGCGGTATCAGGGAACCGGGATCGGCCTCTCGATCGTGCGCAAAGGGGTGGAACGCATGGATGGACGGGTTGGGGTGCAATCCAACCTGGGCCACGGCGCCGCTTTCTGGGTCGAATTGCGCAAGGCATAAAAAACGGGCGGCATCGCTGCCGCCCGTCGGGGGTTGAATCGTCGAAAAGCTAAACGGTATAGGTTCCCGATGCGGTGGTTCCGCCCCGGCCCGTCCAGTTGGTGTGGAAGAATTCACCGCGGGGCTTGTCCACGCGCTCATATGTGTGGGCGCCAAAGTAATCGCGCTGGGCCTGGAGCAGGTTCGCTGGGAGGACGGCGGAACGATATTGATCGTAAAAAGCGAGGGCTGTGCTGAAAGCGGGGACGGGGATGCCCTTCTTTGCGGCGGTCGCCACGATGTTGCGCCAGCCCTTCTGCGTGCGCTTGATTTCGCCGCGAAAATAATCATCCAGCATGAGGTTGGACAGTTTCGGATTGGTATCGTAGGCGTCCTTGATCTTGCCCAGGAAACGGGAGCGAATGATGCAGCCACCGCGCCACATGAGCGCGATGCCGCCGTAGTTCAGATTCCAGCCATATTCCTTGGCGGCGGCGCGCATCAGCATGTAGCCCTGCGCGTAACTCACGATCTTCGATGCATAGAGCGCGTCGCGAATGTCATTGATGAGCGCCTTCTTTTTCTCAGCGCTTGCCGAGATGCTGGCCAGGGCAGGGCGGGGTCCCTTAAGCTTGCGGGCCGCCTTCACGCGTTCGTCCTTCAACGCGGACACACAGCGTGAATAGACGGCTTCAGCCATGAGAGTGATCGGAATGCCCAGGTCCTGTGAATTGATCACCGTCCACTTGCCGGTTCCCTTTTGTCCCGCAGTGTCGAGGATTTTGTCCACGAGCGGGGTGCCGTCGTCGTCCTTCTTCGCCAGGATGTCCCGGCTGATTTCGATCAAGTAACTGTCCAGCTCGCCGTGATTCCATTCGGCAAAGACCTGGTGCATCTCGTCGGGCGACATGCCGAGGCCGGTCTTCATCAGGTTATAGGCTTCGCAAATCAACTGCATGTCGCCGTATTCGATGCCGTTGTGAACCATCTTCACGTAATGGCCGGCTCCGCCTTCGCCGACCCAATCGCAGCAGGCAGCTTCGGCGCCATTGGTGTCCTGCACCTTGGCAGCGATTCCCTGGAAAATGTCCTTAACGTGCGGCCATGCGGCCTTGGATCCCCCGGGCATGATGCTGGGTCCGCGGCGCGCTCCTTCCTCACCACCGGAAACGCCCGTGCCGATATAAAGCAGCCCCTTGCTCTCGACGTATTTCACGCGCCGATCCGTGTCCTGAAACAGAGAATTTCCGCCATCGATGATGATGTCGCCGGGCTCGAGGCAGGGCAGGAGGTGTTCGATGAATTCGTCCACGGGCTTGCCCGCCTTGACCATGAGCATGACACGGCGGGGACGCTTGAGGAGGCCCGCCATTTCCTCGACGGTTCGCGCGCCGATGACATTCGTTCCCCTGGCTTCGTTGGCGAGGAACTGGTCGACCTTCTCAACGGTGCGATTGTGGGCAACCACGGTGAACCCGTGGTCGTTCATGTTCAAAATCAAGTTTTGGCCCATGACGGCCAGTCCAATGACGGCAATATCGGCTTTCGGTTCCATGCTTAGCTTTCAAGTTCGCGGTGAGCTGTTGCTCACGTGGGAGCCAACGGTTGCAAATGGCCGTGAGATCGGCCAGAAGAATTTCTCTTCGAAAATTGCACTTTGCTGTGATTTTCTGTTCCCCGTGTTTGAGCGGCGTGAACGCCGCGTTCCGGAGCACTTTATTGCGCCAGCGACGGATTCCACAGGTCCGTTTTGTTCGACGGCTCGTACGTTGTTTTGAATTCCGTCGCGCGCGCGTGTCCATCCACAAACGCGTAGTTGGCCCGGCCTCGATGACGTTCCCGCGCGATTTCCGTCGCGTCGGCTGCGGTTTGCCAGAAGTGCGGCATGACGTGATCGGCGCTGCTGTTGCTCTCAGCGAACAGGATGGTCGCGGACGCGCGAGGCACTTGCGTGGTGCGCCGCCAGGTTTGCGGCTTGCCAATGTAATCATCGTCCGCGCCCAGTTCGAAATAGACGTTCGCGCCGTAGCTCCACGGTTGGGATCGTCGATCGGACGGACAATGGTAAATCCCCGAGAGCAGGTTTTTCCACTGGTTCGCGGTCGAACCCAGAAGGGGTGCGATGGATCGTTCCCAAGGGATCTCGCCATGTGCGAACGCGGAATGCTGGCTGCGCGGCAGTTCATCGCGGTTTTCGTCCGCGTACAGTCTTGCGGCCAATCCAATCTGACGGGTCTGGTTCAGGCATTGAATCGCGCGCGCGGACTCCTTCGCTTGCGACATCCCCGGCAAAAGGAGCGCGGCAAGAATCGCGATGACTGCGATCACCACGAGCAACTCGACCAGGGTGAAGGCGCGAACTGCGTTTTGGCCTGGCCGTTCGACATTGCCAGCGAAGAAAGGATTCACGGCACGTAACGCATGCGGAAGAATCTTTGGGACCCCGCCGTGTCGAGAATGACGCCGCGTGTGTCGCCCAGCGTTACAGGCGGGTTCGTCAGGCTCGTCCATGGGCCCGCGTTTAATGAAACGGTTGATTCAATCAACCAGTTCGTTGCCGTTCCCGCTGGCCAGGTCAAGGTCGCACCTTCTGCAATGCTCAACTCCGGCCGCCCGTCGGAAACATTCGTCCAGTGAAACGCGAGCACGCCGCTGCTGGAACCCGGCACGGCTTCGCCCGTTGTGGTGTTGATGAGATATACCTCGAATTCCGCCGTGCAGATGTTCGTTCCGGGTGGCGCTGCGACCACGGGATGAAACATCATGCCGTTCCAGTGAATCGCGTTGGTCACTGAATGAGTTCCGAAAATCGGTTCGAAGCGCCGCGGCACGGAACTGGAGTAACGATAAAATTTCAGAGCTTCGGGACCCGAGAGTTTTCGAATCCACATTTCTGTTCCCGAAGGCAGCGGGTCCGTGTCGCCATCCATCACAAACCCGTAACGGCTGCTGAAGGATGCGCCACCCTGGCTGGGATCCAGCGCACCGAACCATGGATCCGCAGGATTGAAGTTGTCGGCGGGATTGCTGACGAGCAACGGAGTGAGTTGCGGCACGGCAGCGGGCATCGTGACGTGCATCTGGCCGTCGGATTCACGATACGACACCATCGGCATCAGCATCC
This window of the Verrucomicrobiia bacterium genome carries:
- a CDS encoding efflux RND transporter permease subunit, which gives rise to MAHFFIHRPVFAWVVSILIMVLGGLAITRLPIAQYPRVAPPSISVSANYAGASAETLQDTVTSVIEQQLNGIDNLLYMSSSSDASGQATITLFFTPSTDPDTAQVQVQNKVQLATPSLPQTVQQQGIVIAKATRNFMMFFTLSTEDDSLDSYALGNYIAANVLDPIRRISGVGEAMMFGSQYAMRIWLDPDKMNSFGLAASDVTTAIQQQNTQVPVGQLGANPSVEGQQLNIIMQGRTTLTTVPEFEQIVLRMNPDGSRVLLKDVGRVALGAENYGTSARVNGHPSAAVAIRMAPSANALTTATAVEEKVKELAKFFPPGVRVDYPLNTSTFVRISIIEVLKTLAEAILLVFLVMYLFLQNLRATLIPTIVVPVALLGTFGMMLAFGFSINVLTMFGMVLAIGILVDDAIVVVENVERIMAEEGLSPLDATIKAMSQITGALIGISLVLTAVFIPMAFFSGSVGNIYRQFSMSLVASMLFSVFLALSLTPALCATLLKPVDKGHKHGKTGFFGWFNRGFARATKRYEGWVAKILRKSVVAMIAFAVILGAVALLYARLPSAFLPAEDQGYFITNIQLPVGATQERTDAVLRQVEEYYSRQPEIASFITVAGFSFNGRGQNSALSFARLKPWDERKGAEHRVDGVIARASAHFASIKDAVIFPVNPPPIPELGNSAGFDFQLQDLGGLGHEKLMEARNQLLGMAAEDPRVAGVRPQGLEDAAQLKIEIDQDKATALGVSLGEINSTLQTYFGSAYVNNFVNGNRVQRVMVQLDAPYRMTPDDVSNVFVRNRAGSMVPLSAFTSIRWTYGAPQLQKYNGFPSVQIVGTAAPGRSTGEAMNAMEEMAAKLPAGISYEWTGQSFEERLAGAQAPMLYLLSLLVVFLCLAALYESWSIPLSVVLIVPLGILGALLAATFRGLPNDVYFKVGLLTTVGLATKNAILIIEYAKDLQAAGRDLVEATLEAVHLRLRPILMTSFAFILGVTPLVISSGAGSASQNAIGTGVAGGMLAATVLGIFFTPVFYVVVMRIFKPKKLMRPSAGTPGLQEGERAV
- a CDS encoding efflux transporter outer membrane subunit; the encoded protein is MIEILCRTCFSRWLLPGFAAGVLVTGCTMAPDYERPASPVTGHWPAGVSGSPTNAAAADIRWPEFFGDPRLRQLIALSLEHNRDLRVAALRVEQTRAQYRIQRSALFPALDANALGSRARTPGTYTLSGDPITANAFDVNVGAAFELDLFGRVRSLKREALERYFASEETRRSVHIALVSEVASQYLTWLQLKESQALAEETLRAVEQSFELNRRSFAAGTASELDLRTAEAQVQTARVNVSTFDELRAQSENALALLIGRPLPQDVPAGYSLREQPLLMDLPEGVPSEVLLRRPDILAAEHILKAANANIGAARAAFFPRVLLTGSAGTASAKLSDLFTGPSFAWNFSPQITVPIFQGGRNRANLDVSALQKQIEIANYERAIQAGFREVADALVVRSRVGDRLAAQERLVAAQQKRFELTNARYRQGVDSYVTVLLAQQDLYAAQQNLLQFQAARLLNAVTLYRALGGGWKGPELRADLQSTEVSSRP
- a CDS encoding response regulator, which gives rise to MTSSVNNGPLHILAAEDNPDDLFLLREAFKKAAVTSSLHDVGDGLQVVAYLTGRDAFADRGVYPFPHILLLDINMPGMNGFEVLQWIRGDPECGKLTVHILSASSRQSDVQRAYELRANSYVVKPSRLSELVKFAATLHEWHRVVALP
- a CDS encoding ATPase domain-containing protein, translated to MSEAPDSVLDHDLRCPSGIDGFDEITGGGVPADYFYLIQGDPGSGKTTLALQFLLEGVRRGEKVFYITLSESKRELLKVARSHGWSLENVPLMELSAIEALLRPESQNTVFHTSEVELGKVSRLLKDELRRIRPARVVFDSLSEFRLMAETSLRYRRQLLILKEEFAAAGSTVLLLDDKMSNENIGADPHILSLAHGVVEMEQLSPNYGTSRRRLRVLKMRGVEFSEGYHDYTIVSGGLRIFPRLVAGEHRSDTGPEPVSSGLKPFDDLLGGGFDRGTTALIMGSAGTGKTTLALQYAAEMSKRGECAMVLTFDETLRVMLARAKQLGIDIEPGVQRDLVKIAQLDPAEISPGEFVDRIVRGVEDGCKLVVIDSLNGYLNAMPGEQYLMAQLHELTAYLNQQGVVTIIVMALHGLTASMSAPMDLSYLADTVVMLQHFEAAGEIKQAIAVVKKRSGAHEKAVREFKLETGRGIQIGAPLRQFRGILSGTPTFDGNADRMMKAGDAPQ
- a CDS encoding ATP-binding protein, with protein sequence MLRNNSDHSVIIVAPIGQDAGAMAQVLSESGVQAQVGTALTDCFASDVVSVGALLMTQEALQSPELPRMLEWLQAQPPWSELPVIVLISGGGESRWAKLLNLIAAAAGSLTLLERPIASMTLLHSIQVALRSRRRQYQVRDLLNLKDAQQKAIEESEERYRTLIEQVSDYAIYRTDTSGHPSSWNEGVRRILGFEREDFIGADVSRVVFRDEDREAGVAEGELRAAAENGSASFNRWMQRKDGTSFYGRSLTTALRDKEGQLIGFSKVLRDETVEKQLQDALVEARARLESHAQLLEKAVSERTRDLHSTNEQLEAFVYSIAHDLRSPLRSMIGYSQLLVDDFRPELSESARHLLNRIQASAEFMDKLLLDLLAFGRTARAEIELVPVDVMRTWQMALFQCATQIEQTSAEVETVPPFPMVLAHEATLGQILANLLGNALKFVTPGIAPHVSFWAEQAERHVRLWIKDNGVGIPSDQHERIFRVFERLHGTRYQGTGIGLSIVRKGVERMDGRVGVQSNLGHGAAFWVELRKA
- the gnd gene encoding decarboxylating NADP(+)-dependent phosphogluconate dehydrogenase, whose translation is MEPKADIAVIGLAVMGQNLILNMNDHGFTVVAHNRTVEKVDQFLANEARGTNVIGARTVEEMAGLLKRPRRVMLMVKAGKPVDEFIEHLLPCLEPGDIIIDGGNSLFQDTDRRVKYVESKGLLYIGTGVSGGEEGARRGPSIMPGGSKAAWPHVKDIFQGIAAKVQDTNGAEAACCDWVGEGGAGHYVKMVHNGIEYGDMQLICEAYNLMKTGLGMSPDEMHQVFAEWNHGELDSYLIEISRDILAKKDDDGTPLVDKILDTAGQKGTGKWTVINSQDLGIPITLMAEAVYSRCVSALKDERVKAARKLKGPRPALASISASAEKKKALINDIRDALYASKIVSYAQGYMLMRAAAKEYGWNLNYGGIALMWRGGCIIRSRFLGKIKDAYDTNPKLSNLMLDDYFRGEIKRTQKGWRNIVATAAKKGIPVPAFSTALAFYDQYRSAVLPANLLQAQRDYFGAHTYERVDKPRGEFFHTNWTGRGGTTASGTYTV
- a CDS encoding DUF1559 domain-containing protein, which produces MNPFFAGNVERPGQNAVRAFTLVELLVVIAVIAILAALLLPGMSQAKESARAIQCLNQTRQIGLAARLYADENRDELPRSQHSAFAHGEIPWERSIAPLLGSTANQWKNLLSGIYHCPSDRRSQPWSYGANVYFELGADDDYIGKPQTWRRTTQVPRASATILFAESNSSADHVMPHFWQTAADATEIARERHRGRANYAFVDGHARATEFKTTYEPSNKTDLWNPSLAQ